A stretch of Natator depressus isolate rNatDep1 chromosome 2, rNatDep2.hap1, whole genome shotgun sequence DNA encodes these proteins:
- the BET1 gene encoding BET1 homolog, with product MRRAGLGEGAPTGNYGYTNSGYSVHEEENERLTESLRTKVSAIKSLSIEIGTEVKNQNKMLSDMDSDFDSTGGFLDATIGRLKTLSRGSQTKLLCYMMLFALFVFFVIYWIIKLR from the exons GTGAAGGAGCACCTACCGGTAACTATGGCTATACCAACAGTGGGTATAGTGTACACgaagaagaaaatgaaaggtTAACTGAAAGTCTGCGTACAAAAGTCTCTGCCATAAAATCA CTTTCCATTGAAATTGGAACAGAAgttaaaaatcagaataaaatgtTATCAGACATG GACTCTGACTTTGATTCTACGGGTGGATTTCTAGATGCGACTATAGGCAGACTGAAAACACTCTCCAGAGGGAGCCAGACAAAACTATTGTGCTACATGATGCTCTTTGCACTCTTTGTCTTTTTTGTAATTTACTGGATTATTAAACTGAGATGA